One part of the Nostoc sp. PCC 7120 = FACHB-418 genome encodes these proteins:
- a CDS encoding phosphodiester glycosidase family protein produces MYLQKLIALSVFIGAVSLLSGCKKIDASSAPKAAKVCPGENAQFSMEFFQTNNRGEKFAKGINHVIIFNPRSANLDFKVNLGLSHQLYTKDARGKIRREYIPKQFNELISDSNSTLNGRRPIAAINADYIDPENKPQGLNISRGVEYSGDFKNKRSSFGISGGKPQERKATIQAGRREINILNYNLVGGNGRFYRQGKFKDICQDLGEFACKQSTNRSMAAITNKGYVILLVNDIKANSNIEINSNNQELTPDKFDDVLEGISRQNCLGKIQEGILFDGGMSPGLYYNKKIYVENPGPIGSVFLIYKNSN; encoded by the coding sequence ATGTATCTCCAAAAACTCATTGCTTTATCTGTATTTATCGGTGCTGTCAGCTTATTGTCTGGTTGTAAAAAAATCGATGCTAGTTCAGCACCAAAAGCTGCCAAAGTTTGTCCTGGAGAAAATGCTCAATTTAGTATGGAATTTTTTCAGACAAATAATCGTGGTGAAAAATTTGCTAAAGGCATTAATCATGTAATTATTTTTAATCCCAGATCAGCAAACTTAGATTTTAAAGTTAATCTTGGTTTATCTCATCAGTTATATACAAAAGATGCTAGAGGGAAAATTCGCCGAGAATATATCCCAAAACAATTTAACGAACTAATTTCTGATAGCAACTCTACATTAAATGGCCGAAGACCAATAGCCGCAATTAACGCCGACTATATAGATCCTGAAAATAAACCCCAAGGGTTAAATATTTCTCGTGGAGTAGAGTATTCAGGAGATTTTAAGAATAAACGTTCTTCCTTTGGCATTTCTGGCGGTAAACCACAGGAACGGAAAGCGACAATTCAAGCGGGAAGGAGAGAGATTAATATATTGAATTACAACTTAGTAGGGGGTAACGGGAGATTTTATCGCCAGGGTAAATTTAAAGATATTTGTCAAGATTTAGGTGAATTCGCCTGTAAGCAATCTACAAATCGTTCTATGGCAGCTATTACCAATAAAGGCTATGTCATTTTATTAGTAAATGATATAAAAGCTAACTCTAATATTGAAATAAATTCAAATAATCAAGAATTAACACCAGATAAATTTGATGATGTTTTAGAAGGTATTTCCCGCCAGAACTGTTTAGGGAAGATTCAAGAGGGAATTTTATTTGATGGTGGGATGTCACCCGGATTGTATTACAACAAGAAAATTTATGTAGAAAATCCCGGCCCTATTGGTTCGGTATTTTTGATTTATAAGAACTCAAATTAA
- a CDS encoding DUF4912 domain-containing protein, with translation MAKERPPLEEMTLRQLRRVASEFSISRYSRMRKSQLLAAIQEVQRNKALLNPSRSLEAQETVEAAKFELGQEDRTGGSLADVDEGLADLPGGYGDSRIVLLPRDPQWAYAYWDIPNDHKEELRRQGGQQLALRIYDVTDVNLEYQSPHSIQEYPADELAREWYLPIPVSDRDYVLDIGYRAVDGRWLVLARSARVHIPPVYPSDWIEDVFISVNFEEDLRGKTLYELVPPAKKAPTVAAGANGSNPIYDHIFGLAESAEAQRVAGSLFGSQQHVAGSVRPEQAISSYIFPSGVGMWAVPTTSGLNMSGVGMSGVGFSASAIPVRPRQFWLIADAELIVYGATEPDATVTIGGRPIKLNPDGTFRFQMSFQDGLIDYPILAVAADGEQTRSIHMKFNRETPSRNTNTKEEAVVEWLA, from the coding sequence ATGGCGAAAGAACGCCCACCGCTAGAAGAGATGACATTAAGGCAACTACGAAGAGTTGCCAGCGAATTCAGCATCTCTCGCTACAGCCGAATGCGTAAATCACAACTGCTGGCAGCAATTCAAGAAGTCCAGCGAAATAAAGCTTTGCTTAACCCATCTCGTTCACTGGAGGCACAGGAAACCGTGGAAGCCGCGAAATTTGAATTAGGACAAGAAGATCGTACTGGTGGCTCTCTGGCTGATGTTGATGAAGGACTAGCAGACCTACCTGGTGGTTACGGTGACAGCCGGATTGTCCTTCTACCACGCGATCCTCAGTGGGCTTATGCTTACTGGGATATTCCTAACGATCATAAAGAAGAATTGCGCCGCCAAGGGGGGCAACAACTAGCCCTGCGGATTTACGACGTTACTGATGTTAATCTGGAGTACCAAAGCCCCCACAGTATCCAAGAATATCCTGCGGATGAACTAGCAAGAGAATGGTACCTTCCTATTCCCGTGAGCGATCGCGATTATGTACTCGATATCGGTTATCGTGCAGTAGATGGTCGTTGGTTAGTCTTAGCTCGTTCCGCTCGCGTCCACATTCCCCCAGTCTATCCTTCTGACTGGATTGAAGATGTGTTCATCAGCGTCAACTTTGAAGAAGACCTACGCGGTAAGACACTGTACGAATTAGTTCCCCCAGCGAAGAAAGCACCTACTGTGGCTGCTGGTGCAAATGGCAGCAACCCCATCTACGACCACATCTTTGGCTTGGCAGAATCAGCCGAAGCCCAACGGGTTGCAGGTTCTCTGTTCGGTTCTCAACAACACGTTGCTGGTTCCGTGCGTCCCGAACAAGCTATCAGTTCTTATATCTTCCCCTCTGGTGTAGGTATGTGGGCAGTTCCCACCACATCGGGCTTAAATATGTCCGGCGTGGGAATGTCTGGTGTCGGCTTCTCCGCCTCCGCTATCCCAGTACGTCCTCGCCAGTTCTGGTTAATTGCTGATGCTGAGTTGATTGTCTACGGTGCAACAGAACCCGATGCTACCGTGACAATTGGCGGTCGTCCCATCAAACTGAATCCAGATGGTACATTCCGCTTCCAGATGTCTTTCCAAGATGGCTTAATCGACTATCCTATCCTGGCTGTGGCGGCTGATGGTGAGCAAACACGCTCAATTCACATGAAGTTTAACCGTGAAACCCCATCTCGTAACACCAACACCAAAGAAGAAGCTGTTGTAGAGTGGCTGGCTTAA
- a CDS encoding AEC family transporter codes for MTETLFQAYTPLILWISLGLLIFRFLPTWLPQFLGRGLYWVGVPLELVALARKGSQNELSGAGSTPILASLITFLALLLGLVAALVVWWGWQQISPRLFKPDLSESVSHPWLDSSTKGSFLLAAVLGNTGFVGLVIAPSLIHVDSLNWVVLFSITHNVIGPYGVGVLIASYFSHTKSTNRWWMQLWDLLTVPPLWAFLIGTLTQPIKLPEVVESGLQGSVDIVIACAFLLTGIRLAQLQRWQSFQLALIPTVLRVVITPLLVGLVTTVFLGLSGDRRLAMVLMSGMPSAFAGLILAEEYNLNRDLIASSIILSTLLLLLILPLWIQVFG; via the coding sequence ATGACAGAAACTTTGTTTCAGGCTTATACACCCCTGATTCTGTGGATAAGTTTGGGTTTATTAATATTTAGATTTTTACCTACATGGTTACCGCAATTTTTAGGTCGTGGTCTTTACTGGGTAGGAGTACCGTTGGAACTGGTGGCACTGGCTCGTAAAGGCAGTCAGAATGAACTTAGTGGTGCTGGGAGTACTCCCATACTAGCATCATTAATTACCTTCTTGGCATTGCTGCTGGGTTTAGTAGCTGCATTGGTGGTGTGGTGGGGATGGCAACAAATCTCACCTCGTTTGTTTAAGCCTGACTTGAGTGAGTCTGTTTCTCATCCTTGGCTGGACTCTTCTACTAAAGGTAGTTTTCTGCTGGCGGCTGTTTTAGGAAATACTGGTTTTGTGGGTTTGGTGATCGCACCATCTTTAATCCACGTTGATAGTCTCAACTGGGTTGTTCTCTTCAGTATTACCCACAATGTGATCGGCCCCTACGGTGTAGGTGTATTAATCGCCAGCTACTTCAGCCATACCAAGTCTACAAATCGCTGGTGGATGCAGCTTTGGGATCTGTTGACTGTACCCCCTCTATGGGCGTTTCTCATTGGGACTCTCACCCAACCAATAAAGTTACCGGAAGTTGTGGAATCAGGATTACAAGGTTCTGTTGATATTGTTATTGCTTGCGCTTTTCTCTTGACTGGTATTCGCTTGGCTCAACTACAAAGATGGCAAAGTTTCCAACTGGCGCTGATCCCCACCGTGTTGAGGGTTGTGATTACACCCTTACTAGTAGGTTTAGTTACAACTGTGTTTTTGGGGTTGTCAGGCGATCGCCGTTTAGCAATGGTTTTAATGTCGGGGATGCCCTCAGCCTTCGCTGGTCTAATTTTGGCAGAGGAGTACAACCTCAACCGTGATTTAATCGCCAGTAGCATCATTCTCTCAACTCTTCTATTACTGCTGATCCTGCCCTTGTGGATTCAAGTTTTTGGGTGA
- a CDS encoding IMS domain-containing protein, translating to MLITVQGKYAVRIPLDYYRILGLPLAASDEQLRQAYSDRIVQLPRREYSQAAIASRKQLIEEAYVVLSDPKERSSYDQLYLAHAYDPDNAATTKVAVENRGDSNNGHFDVQSLSIEVSSEELIGALLILQELGEYELVLKLGRNYLGNQNGTASTRNGNHRTPEEFLDSSERPDILLTVALASLELGREQWQQGHYENAALSLETGQEVLFSEGIFPSVQAEIQADLYKLRPYRILELLALPQEKTIERHQGLDLLQSILDDRGGIDGTGNDQSGLNIDDFLRFIQQLRHHLTVAEQHKLFDGESKRPSAVATYLAVYASIARGFTQRQPALIRHAKQILMRLSKRQDVHLEQSLCALLLGQTEEATRVLELSQEYEALALIREKSQDSPDLLPGLCLYAEQWLQNEVFPHFRDLSRQQASLKDYFANQQVQAYLEALPNDAETTNEWAVINRQSFSQPRGNSYSGGTPVAKRPVGKANRPGEASTRPVPQRSHPSEVNRQFHQNRTPDPELPETSNHRRPESSNFTTARENISTTDAYTDNYPPEIPVERASRPVQPGVSGYTQSTPPRQTPKRRRRKKPQAVVNRGHSIHQQRQPSPSTLGRKTRLLWIVLGSLGGILLFWLIVSTTFGWLKNVFFPAPSLQGEQLSIQISQPPLEIPDKNAQIQSPEVSLTEETARKIIENWLATKASALGAEHKIESLNEILTGSALSQWRLIALQDKADNRHREYSHSVKVDSISKSDIDPNRASVGATVRELTQFYENGQKGKSSDERLRVRYELIRQDDIWRIQRMSAAIN from the coding sequence ATGTTGATCACGGTGCAGGGGAAGTACGCTGTGCGAATTCCGCTAGATTACTACCGAATTTTAGGGCTACCGTTAGCGGCAAGTGATGAACAACTGCGACAAGCATACAGCGATCGCATTGTCCAATTGCCGCGACGGGAGTATTCTCAAGCAGCAATTGCTTCCCGTAAACAACTTATAGAAGAAGCTTACGTGGTTTTATCAGATCCAAAGGAACGCAGCAGTTATGACCAGCTGTATCTTGCTCACGCCTACGACCCAGACAACGCGGCTACAACCAAAGTGGCAGTGGAAAATCGTGGGGACAGCAACAATGGTCATTTCGATGTCCAAAGCCTGAGCATCGAAGTTTCCTCCGAGGAATTAATTGGTGCTTTATTAATTTTGCAAGAGTTGGGAGAGTATGAACTCGTACTCAAGTTAGGTCGTAATTACTTAGGTAATCAAAACGGCACAGCATCCACCAGAAATGGCAATCATCGCACGCCTGAAGAATTTCTCGATAGTTCTGAACGTCCAGATATTCTCTTGACTGTTGCTTTGGCCTCATTAGAATTAGGGCGGGAACAATGGCAACAAGGCCACTATGAAAACGCTGCTTTGTCTTTAGAGACTGGGCAAGAAGTGCTGTTTAGTGAAGGCATCTTCCCCAGCGTCCAGGCAGAAATTCAGGCTGATCTTTACAAATTACGCCCTTATAGAATTTTAGAATTACTTGCCTTACCCCAGGAAAAAACCATTGAACGCCACCAAGGGCTGGATCTATTACAAAGCATCTTAGACGATCGCGGTGGCATTGATGGTACAGGCAATGATCAATCAGGCTTAAACATTGATGACTTCCTCCGATTCATCCAGCAATTACGCCACCACTTAACAGTGGCTGAACAACATAAGTTGTTTGATGGTGAAAGCAAACGCCCTTCGGCTGTGGCTACATACTTAGCTGTTTATGCTTCCATCGCCAGAGGATTCACCCAACGCCAGCCCGCTTTAATTCGTCATGCCAAGCAAATTCTGATGCGTTTGTCTAAGCGGCAAGATGTGCATTTAGAGCAGTCCCTGTGTGCGCTATTACTAGGGCAAACTGAAGAAGCCACGCGAGTTTTAGAACTGAGCCAAGAATACGAAGCTTTAGCCTTAATTCGAGAAAAATCTCAAGATTCACCCGATTTACTGCCAGGTTTGTGCTTATATGCCGAACAATGGCTGCAAAATGAAGTTTTCCCCCATTTCCGCGATTTGTCCAGACAGCAAGCTTCCCTGAAAGATTACTTTGCTAATCAACAAGTACAAGCGTATTTAGAAGCCTTGCCCAACGACGCGGAAACCACTAATGAATGGGCTGTAATTAACCGCCAATCGTTTTCTCAACCCAGGGGCAATTCTTACTCTGGAGGAACGCCAGTCGCCAAACGTCCCGTAGGGAAGGCGAACAGGCCAGGAGAAGCGTCCACAAGACCAGTTCCCCAACGTAGTCATCCATCAGAAGTAAATCGGCAGTTTCATCAAAACAGAACCCCTGATCCCGAATTACCAGAAACATCAAACCACAGAAGACCAGAGTCTTCAAATTTTACAACTGCTAGAGAAAATATATCGACCACAGATGCTTACACTGACAATTATCCACCAGAGATCCCTGTAGAACGCGCCAGCAGACCTGTTCAGCCGGGGGTAAGTGGTTATACCCAATCGACCCCTCCACGGCAAACTCCTAAACGCAGGAGACGCAAGAAGCCACAGGCAGTTGTCAACAGAGGACACAGTATTCATCAGCAACGCCAACCCTCACCTAGCACTCTAGGCCGGAAAACAAGATTACTTTGGATAGTTTTGGGTTCTTTGGGTGGGATATTATTGTTCTGGCTGATAGTCTCAACGACTTTTGGGTGGTTAAAGAATGTATTCTTCCCAGCACCATCTTTACAAGGTGAGCAATTATCGATTCAGATTAGTCAACCACCTTTAGAGATTCCTGACAAAAATGCCCAGATACAATCCCCAGAGGTGAGTCTCACAGAAGAAACGGCAAGGAAAATAATTGAAAATTGGTTGGCTACCAAAGCTAGTGCTTTAGGCGCTGAACATAAAATTGAGAGTTTAAACGAGATTTTAACTGGTTCAGCGTTATCTCAATGGCGGCTAATTGCCTTGCAAGATAAAGCAGACAATCGTCATCGAGAATACAGTCATAGTGTCAAGGTAGACTCCATCAGTAAATCTGACATAGATCCCAATCGTGCAAGTGTGGGGGCTACAGTCAGAGAGTTAACCCAATTTTATGAGAATGGGCAAAAAGGGAAGTCTTCTGACGAAAGATTACGTGTACGCTATGAATTGATTCGACAAGATGATATTTGGCGGATTCAGAGGATGTCAGCCGCTATAAATTAA
- the pdhA gene encoding pyruvate dehydrogenase (acetyl-transferring) E1 component subunit alpha — MVQERTIPKFNTANAKITKEEGLLLYEDMTLGRFFEDKCAEMYYRGKMFGFVHLYNGQEAVSTGVIQAMRPGEDFVSSTYRDHVHALSAGVPAREVMAELFGKATGCSKGRGGSMHMFSAEHGLLGGYAFVAEGIPVAAGAAFQSKYRREVLGDPNADQVTACFFGDGAANNGQFFETLNMAALWKLPIIFVVENNKWAIGMAHDRATSDPEIYKKASVFNMVGVEVDGMDVLAVRAVAQEAVARARAGEGPTLIEALTYRFRGHSLADPDEMRSKAEKEFWFSRDPIKKLAAYLIEQNLADEAELKAIERKIQDVIDDAVKFAESSPEPDPSELYRFVFAEDE; from the coding sequence ATGGTTCAAGAACGCACAATACCTAAATTTAATACTGCCAACGCCAAAATCACCAAAGAAGAAGGGCTTCTTTTATACGAAGACATGACTTTGGGGCGTTTTTTTGAAGATAAATGTGCCGAAATGTACTACAGAGGCAAAATGTTTGGTTTTGTCCACTTGTACAACGGACAAGAAGCAGTTTCTACTGGCGTAATTCAAGCGATGCGACCAGGGGAAGATTTTGTTAGCAGTACCTACCGCGACCACGTTCATGCTTTGAGTGCTGGAGTCCCAGCTAGAGAAGTCATGGCGGAGTTATTTGGCAAAGCCACAGGTTGCAGCAAAGGGCGCGGCGGTTCCATGCATATGTTTTCCGCCGAACATGGCTTATTAGGCGGCTATGCTTTCGTTGCGGAAGGAATTCCTGTAGCAGCTGGTGCAGCTTTTCAAAGTAAATACCGCCGGGAAGTTTTGGGAGACCCCAACGCCGACCAGGTAACAGCTTGCTTCTTCGGTGATGGTGCAGCTAATAACGGGCAGTTCTTTGAAACTCTCAATATGGCTGCTCTTTGGAAACTGCCAATTATTTTCGTGGTAGAAAATAATAAGTGGGCCATTGGTATGGCTCACGACCGAGCAACTTCTGACCCAGAGATTTACAAAAAAGCCAGCGTCTTTAACATGGTTGGCGTAGAAGTAGATGGTATGGATGTGCTGGCGGTGCGTGCAGTCGCGCAAGAAGCCGTAGCCCGTGCGCGTGCTGGTGAAGGCCCGACCTTAATAGAAGCTCTAACCTACCGTTTCCGTGGTCACTCTTTGGCAGACCCGGATGAAATGCGTAGCAAAGCTGAGAAAGAATTTTGGTTTTCCCGTGACCCAATTAAGAAGCTAGCAGCTTATCTAATAGAGCAGAACTTGGCAGATGAGGCAGAACTCAAAGCCATCGAGCGCAAGATTCAGGACGTGATTGATGATGCGGTGAAGTTCGCAGAAAGTAGCCCTGAACCAGACCCCAGCGAATTGTATCGCTTTGTCTTCGCAGAAGACGAATAA
- a CDS encoding aldose 1-epimerase — protein MFSIAIQQQQYKTYILSDETTGSQLEVVPERGGIITRWRVKGEEILYLDAERFTHPDLSVRGGVPILFPICGNLPDNSYTLNGQQHTLKQHGFARDLPWEVVEQTTKDSAALTLVLRSNEQTKAVYPFDFQLVFTYVLRGNTLEIRQEYQNLSSTQLPFSAGFHPYFFTGDKNQLEFDIPSQEYQDQQTKEVHPFNGNFDFNRDEMDFAFGHITSQSASVIDRNRQFKLTLDADDIFSMLVFWTLKGKEFYCLEPWSAPRNSLNTGEKLTVLEPGTSYKASVRLSASFF, from the coding sequence GTGTTTAGTATTGCCATCCAACAGCAACAGTACAAAACCTATATCCTTTCTGATGAAACGACTGGTTCTCAATTGGAAGTTGTACCAGAACGTGGCGGTATTATTACCCGTTGGCGTGTGAAGGGAGAGGAAATTCTCTACCTAGATGCTGAACGCTTCACTCATCCGGATTTGAGCGTCAGAGGTGGAGTACCAATTCTATTTCCCATCTGCGGCAACTTACCGGATAATTCTTACACCCTCAACGGTCAGCAGCACACACTCAAACAACATGGGTTTGCCCGTGATTTGCCCTGGGAAGTAGTTGAGCAGACCACTAAGGACTCAGCTGCACTGACGTTAGTTCTCCGTAGCAACGAACAAACAAAGGCGGTTTATCCTTTCGATTTCCAATTAGTATTCACTTACGTACTACGAGGGAATACTCTAGAAATTCGCCAGGAGTACCAAAATCTGTCATCTACGCAATTGCCATTCTCGGCTGGGTTCCATCCTTACTTCTTTACTGGAGATAAAAATCAACTGGAATTTGACATTCCCTCCCAGGAGTATCAAGACCAGCAAACAAAGGAAGTTCATCCCTTTAATGGCAATTTTGACTTTAACCGTGATGAAATGGATTTTGCGTTTGGTCACATCACCAGCCAGTCTGCTAGTGTCATCGACCGTAATCGGCAGTTTAAACTAACTTTGGATGCTGATGATATTTTTTCAATGTTGGTATTTTGGACGCTCAAGGGCAAAGAATTCTATTGTCTAGAACCTTGGAGCGCTCCTCGTAACTCCCTGAATACTGGTGAAAAGCTGACGGTGCTAGAGCCAGGCACTAGCTACAAAGCATCTGTAAGATTGTCGGCAAGTTTTTTCTAA
- the egtC gene encoding ergothioneine biosynthesis protein EgtC, which produces MCRLLAYLGSPISLEYLLYKPEHSLIVQSYQPREMTSGVVNADGFGVGWYHSQKDTEPFTYKNTLPIWNDINLPSLSRYVESKCILAYVRSATAGQALDFANCQPFHYKQSLFIHNGYIENFRKTLHRKLRSILTPDFYEHINGSTDSEHIFALLLSQIQSNKHRSVESVLRNTLLMLWEMAKRHQVDASANVVFSDGDRLIASRFASSSSPPSLYWLKDDLTFPNSVIIASEPLFAGNWTACPENSIISVGEDCDIKIESI; this is translated from the coding sequence ATGTGCCGTCTACTTGCCTACCTTGGTTCGCCTATTTCTCTGGAATATCTCTTGTATAAACCAGAACATTCGCTGATAGTTCAAAGTTACCAACCCCGTGAAATGACTTCTGGGGTGGTAAATGCAGACGGCTTTGGTGTGGGTTGGTATCATAGCCAAAAAGATACTGAACCTTTTACCTATAAAAATACTCTGCCTATTTGGAATGATATTAATTTGCCTAGTCTGAGCCGTTATGTGGAATCTAAGTGTATTTTAGCTTATGTGCGTAGTGCGACAGCAGGACAAGCTCTAGATTTTGCCAACTGTCAGCCATTTCATTATAAGCAATCCCTATTTATTCATAATGGTTACATTGAGAATTTTCGCAAGACCTTACATCGCAAACTCCGCAGTATTTTAACCCCAGATTTTTACGAACATATCAATGGAAGTACTGATTCTGAACATATTTTTGCGTTACTACTTTCACAAATTCAAAGCAATAAACATCGTTCTGTAGAGTCGGTTTTACGTAACACTTTACTCATGCTGTGGGAGATGGCAAAACGTCATCAAGTTGATGCTTCTGCAAATGTAGTTTTTAGTGATGGCGATCGCCTCATCGCCTCCCGCTTTGCTTCATCTTCATCACCGCCATCACTGTATTGGCTCAAAGATGATTTAACTTTTCCTAATTCTGTCATTATTGCATCTGAACCATTATTTGCAGGTAATTGGACTGCTTGTCCAGAAAATAGCATTATCAGTGTGGGAGAGGATTGTGATATCAAAATTGAAAGCATCTAG
- the egtB gene encoding ergothioneine biosynthesis protein EgtB: MISKLKASSVKELIAFALEECRTKTLSLFVGMDAATFCCQPHADFSPVGWHLGHIAYIESLWVLEHSADLPCLFPQYRQLFAADGLPKKQRGQLPEIAEIVYYLDTVRAKVLEYLEVADIQQQERLWRFLIQHESQHCEIITMVLELLNCQLPTVNCQLSTVNHQQLNSVGEMVEIPAGEFELGNDSIDALDNERPAHRVYLDTYWIDRYPVTCGEYGVFIEAGGYQNPEWWSVAGWKWLQTEQVIQPLYWNRLSSTTENHPVYGVSWYEAEAYARFVGKRLPTEVEWEKAASWNVKADCRHTYPWGEDMPTPQNCNCDGLRRGLGEKTTPVNAYPAGQSAYGIYDTLGNVWEWTASWFDGYKGFQSYPYKGYAQVYFDQKHRVLKGGSWATRPWVLRPSFRNWYHPQVRQIFAGFRCARD; the protein is encoded by the coding sequence GTGATATCAAAATTGAAAGCATCTAGTGTGAAAGAGTTGATTGCTTTTGCTTTGGAGGAGTGTCGCACTAAAACCCTAAGTTTATTTGTAGGTATGGATGCAGCTACATTCTGTTGTCAACCTCATGCTGATTTTAGTCCTGTGGGTTGGCATTTGGGACATATTGCCTATATAGAATCTCTTTGGGTATTAGAACATAGTGCTGATTTACCATGCTTATTTCCCCAATATCGTCAGTTATTCGCAGCTGATGGTTTACCGAAAAAACAACGAGGCCAATTACCAGAAATAGCAGAAATCGTTTATTACTTGGATACAGTGAGAGCAAAGGTTTTGGAATATCTAGAAGTAGCTGATATCCAACAGCAAGAACGACTTTGGCGCTTTTTAATTCAGCACGAAAGCCAACACTGCGAAATCATAACTATGGTGTTGGAATTACTTAACTGTCAACTGCCAACTGTCAACTGTCAACTATCAACCGTCAACCATCAACAGTTAAATTCTGTGGGGGAGATGGTGGAAATTCCCGCAGGGGAGTTTGAGTTGGGTAACGATTCCATTGATGCTTTAGATAATGAGCGTCCAGCACATAGAGTTTATTTAGATACTTACTGGATTGACCGTTACCCTGTGACGTGTGGTGAATATGGGGTATTTATAGAGGCTGGAGGGTATCAAAACCCTGAATGGTGGTCAGTAGCAGGTTGGAAATGGTTACAAACAGAGCAAGTAATACAACCACTTTACTGGAATCGCCTAAGCTCTACCACGGAGAATCACCCAGTATATGGTGTTAGTTGGTACGAAGCCGAAGCTTATGCGCGGTTCGTCGGTAAGCGTTTACCCACAGAAGTTGAATGGGAAAAAGCCGCAAGTTGGAATGTCAAAGCTGACTGTCGCCACACCTACCCTTGGGGGGAAGATATGCCAACACCCCAGAATTGTAATTGTGATGGACTACGACGAGGTTTAGGCGAGAAAACCACACCAGTCAATGCTTACCCGGCTGGGCAAAGTGCCTATGGTATATATGACACTTTAGGAAATGTTTGGGAGTGGACAGCTTCTTGGTTCGATGGTTACAAAGGTTTTCAAAGTTACCCATACAAAGGTTACGCGCAAGTTTATTTTGACCAAAAACATCGCGTGTTAAAAGGTGGTAGTTGGGCAACACGTCCTTGGGTACTGCGTCCTAGTTTCCGCAATTGGTATCATCCCCAGGTTCGTCAGATTTTTGCTGGGTTTCGTTGTGCGAGGGATTAG
- the egtD gene encoding L-histidine N(alpha)-methyltransferase — translation MSVLKATNSIEQRLQIQRLQAPTRVVTSTAGGDVVKGLTQTPKTLPPCYFYDDRGSELFERICELPEYYVTRTETAILQRFAGEIARITGACELVELGSGNSTKTRILLDAYQQLDYPLRYLPIDVCAGILESSAKQLLQDYPSLEVYALAGTYELALAQLTTRKLSSRMICFIGSTLGNLNQQECDVFLSQIRATLNFGEYFLLGVDLQKPKEILEPAYSDSQGVTAEFNLNMLEHLNRSFEGNFDTTQFEHWAFYNESEQQIEMHLKSERSQTVQLKSLNLTVNFAQGETILTEISRKFNLESIQQQLAAKGLIPVQTWTDANQWFGLLLCQVQG, via the coding sequence ATGTCAGTACTGAAAGCTACTAACAGCATTGAACAACGTTTGCAAATACAGCGTTTGCAAGCGCCAACCCGCGTAGTTACATCTACGGCTGGGGGTGATGTGGTAAAGGGGTTAACTCAAACACCCAAAACTTTACCCCCTTGTTATTTCTATGATGACAGAGGTTCTGAATTATTTGAGCGTATCTGTGAGTTACCTGAATATTACGTGACACGCACAGAAACGGCTATTCTACAAAGGTTTGCAGGTGAAATTGCTCGAATTACTGGCGCTTGCGAGTTAGTAGAACTGGGAAGCGGTAATTCTACCAAAACTCGTATATTACTGGATGCTTATCAGCAACTAGATTATCCTCTGCGTTATTTACCGATTGATGTTTGTGCAGGGATTTTGGAAAGTAGCGCCAAGCAGTTACTTCAAGACTATCCTTCCCTAGAAGTTTATGCACTAGCAGGAACTTATGAATTAGCACTTGCACAACTTACTACCAGAAAATTATCTAGTAGGATGATTTGTTTTATTGGTAGTACCTTAGGTAATCTGAACCAGCAAGAGTGTGATGTCTTCTTGTCCCAAATTAGAGCAACTTTAAATTTTGGGGAATATTTCTTATTGGGGGTAGATTTGCAAAAGCCAAAGGAGATTTTGGAACCAGCATATAGCGACAGTCAAGGAGTAACCGCAGAATTTAACCTGAATATGTTGGAGCATTTAAACCGAAGTTTTGAGGGAAATTTTGATACGACACAGTTTGAACACTGGGCGTTTTATAATGAAAGTGAACAGCAAATTGAGATGCACTTGAAAAGTGAGCGATCGCAAACTGTCCAGTTAAAGTCTCTCAATCTCACCGTTAATTTTGCCCAAGGTGAAACCATCCTCACCGAAATTTCTCGCAAATTTAACCTCGAAAGCATTCAGCAGCAACTCGCAGCTAAAGGTTTAATACCTGTCCAGACCTGGACTGATGCAAATCAGTGGTTTGGTTTATTGCTATGTCAAGTGCAAGGATAA